A stretch of the Musa acuminata AAA Group cultivar baxijiao chromosome BXJ2-7, Cavendish_Baxijiao_AAA, whole genome shotgun sequence genome encodes the following:
- the LOC135616276 gene encoding protein LONGIFOLIA 1-like, which translates to MFAKENPDLQKKIGCATGILQMFDRHHFLTGRHLNDHNHKKLLSGYGLQSSRESEQTACFSQILQVLFQSRNSHYNVLFCLDITDGYEFTMQEKKLSKNLKGNRRVPMESSLASFSSSSSSSFSSHEYKKSSQREAFDRTFFPERSLENSPMFRNSQRRLSMDSQDYCKSAARLGEIPRLSLESRESLLRSSNFGTDTSLFLGDLDRTKTTPRVSKASDLLQDRSRQVRHPSVVAKLMGLDKMPELNPAAARKDCVPFHEPRPKGIRGARSDQSPRSVQSRDLNLDRLLKLNSSIMTDQMQQQTEPIYKRVEGRIKDKDLRALKQMVHAMREKRLAQTKKRNGHTCKTSPPEDDADRTPTRSNPSPRSPKARKQPAKAGGAPKSLEPPIAIMKSEMSPGARDSVLLEGLPTPAKLRTGSTDDRRRASANNHGDRDHTPRVRLRETDKQFSRRATLRSNQTQGISKSQQSLGTTLNPKLQQRRKEAEKKSCPPTPYLSKAQAQSTNRQTLESVSPRSKPRLKQSQVRKNKDQIDDSIREMRGLRCRDDEVSPCSYKSRSSASQSAVLQQHIESPSSRAAHNPALVLNQKELTNIDAMHNPDHKYVTEMLLATGFLNKDFRFGQASSVPFQRLSSDQAINPDSFSVLEQPKHDCPSNNDRRNHRKLVFDVVNEILAHKMESFSNGLLQTRKPSGQHLLAELCSEIERLQAESTRSTSSEDDVNYISGKEVLHRSEWVDFDMEQPRVALEIEKLISEDLIHETVSDATEAVLRVKTGKLRRQQSAQ; encoded by the exons ATGTTCGCCAAAGAAAACCCAGACCTGCAGAAGAAAATTGGATGCGCAACGGGGATCCTTCAGATGTTTGACCGCCACCATTTCCTCACTGGGAGGCACCTCAATGATCACAACCACAAGAAGCTTCTTTCAG GCTATGGTCTCCAAAGCAGCAGAGAGTCAGAGCAAACTGCATGCTTCTCACAGATTCTTCAGGTACTTTTCCAGTCTCGGAACAGTCACTACAATGTTTTGTTCTGTCTCGACATCACTGATGGATACGAGTTCACCATGCAGGAGAAGAAACTAAGCAAGAACTTGAAGGGGAACCGGAGAGTTCCCATGGAATCCTCATtggcttctttttcctcttcatcCAGCTCATCCTTCTCTTcccatgaatacaagaaatcatCTCAACGAGAGGCCTTCGATAGAACGTTCTTCCCAGAGAGGTCACTCGAGAATTCACCGATGTTTAGGAATTCCCAGAGACGTCTGTCGATGGACTCCCAAGATTACTGCAAGTCTGCTGCCAGACTTGGAGAGATCCCGAGACTGTCACTGGAAAGCAGGGAAAGTTTACTGAGGAGTTCTAACTTTGGTACAGATACCAGTTTGTTCTTGGGGGACTTGGACAGAACTAAGACGACTCCAAGAGTCTCCAAGGCTTCCGATCTGCTTCAGGATCGAAGTCGTCAAGTACGACACCCCAGTGTTGTGGCAAAGCTCATGGGATTGGATAAGATGCCCGAGTTGAATCCAGCAGCTGCAAGAAAAGACTGTGTTCCTTTCCATGAACCAAGACCCAAAGGAATTCGGGGTGCAAGAAGCGATCAATCTCCCCGCTCAGTTCAAAGCAGAGATTTGAATCTCGATAGATTGCTAAAACTCAATTCAAGTATCATGACTGATCAGATGCAGCAGCAGACTGAACCCATCTACAAAAGAGTGGAGGGCAGGATCAAAGATAAGGACCTCAGGGCTCTCAAACAAATGGTACACGCCATGCGTGAGAAAAGGCTTGCACAGACCAAGAAAAGGAATGGCCACACTTGCAAGACTTCACCGCCGGAAGATGATGCAGATCGTACCCCGACACGAAGCAATCCGAGTCCGAGGTCGCCCAAGGCCCGGAAACAACCAGCGAAAGCAGGTGGTGCTCCAAAATCCTTGGAGCCGCCAATTGCAATCATGAAGTCCGAAATGTCACCTGGAGCTCGTGACTCGGTTCTGCTTGAAGGTCTACCGACTCCTGCGAAGCTGCGTACAGGTAGCACAGACGATAGAAGAAGAGCTTCTGCAAACAACCACGGCGACAGAGACCACACTCCCAGAGTCAGACTCCGGGAGACAGATAAGCAATTCAGTAGAAGGGCTACGCTTCGTTCAAATCAAACACAGGGTATATCGAAGTCCCAGCAATCTCTTGGAACCACTCTGAACCCGAAACTACAGCAGAGAAGAAAGGAAGCAGAGAAGAAATCATGCCCACCTACTCCATACTTGAGCAAGGCCCAAGCTCAGTCCACCAACAGGCAAACACTTGAGTCAGTTTCTCCAAGAAGCAAACCAAGGCTGAAACAATCTCAAGTACGAAAAAACAAAGACCAGATTGATGACAGTATCCGTGAGATGAGGGGTCTCCGGTGCAGGGATGATGAAGTTTCTCCATGTTCTTACAAAAGTAGGAGCTCGGCATCGCAGTCAGCTGTCTTGCAGCAACATATAGAGAGCCCATCAAGCAGGGCTGCCCACAACCCAGCGTTGGTCTTGAACCAGAAGGAGCTCACAAATATTGATGCCATGCATAACCCAGATCACAAATATGTGACTGAGATGCTACTGGCAACAGGATTTCTGAACAAAGACTTCCGATTTGGACAGGCGAGCTCTGTTCCATTTCAGCGACTGTCATCAGACCAAGCTATCAACCCTGACTCGTTCTCTGTTCTTGAGCAACCAAAGCATGACTGTCCCTCCAACAATGACCGGAGAAACCACAGGAAGCTTGTTTTCGATGTGGTAAATGAGATTCTAGCTCACAAGATGGAATCGTTCTCCAACGGATTGCTTCAGACAAGGAAACCAAGTGGCCAACATTTACTAGCAGAACTGTGCTCCGAGATCGAACGGCTTCAAGCTGAGAGCACAAGGTCTACGAGCTCGGAGGATGATGTCAATTACATTTCCGGGAAGGAAGTTCTTCATCGATCCGAGTGGGTTGACTTCGACATGGAGCAACCAAGAGTGGCTTTGGAGATCGAGAAGCTGATATCTGAAGATTTGATCCATGAAACTGTAAGCGATGCAACTGAGGCTGTTCTCCGGGTCAAGACAGGTAAGCTAAGAAGACAGCAATCTGCCCAATGA